The Stenotrophomonas maltophilia genome includes a region encoding these proteins:
- the tilS gene encoding tRNA lysidine(34) synthetase TilS, with product MTAFPALVPLDAPLLVGYSGGVDSTVLLHWLWRCAQTSGSALRAVHVHHGLQPDADDWVLHCRQQCDAWGIELAVHRVQVENGTGLGTEGAARQARRAAFAAELRDGETLALAQHQDDQAETFLLRALRASGVDGLAAMSTHSRLGEHPLWRPLLAVPRSALLDYARQHALRWIEDPSNAEDHADRNFLRLQVLPLLRQRWPHAAAALAGSATHCRQTRELLDEEDAELIAHLEVAPRVLSLELLRQMSPRRAARVLRAWVLGHDAAPLPASVLQQALEELLPADTDRQARVRWQQHVIQQWRDHAYLLPARLPSLPLDWQAVWDGRAPLPLPDGGQLSLLGAGAFEQPLQVRARVGGERILLPGRQHSHALKDCLQREHLAPWRRAQLPLIFDGPQLLAAADVVIAAPLQAWLQAHDAQLQWRPGGW from the coding sequence GTGACTGCCTTCCCTGCCCTCGTTCCGCTGGATGCGCCGCTGCTGGTGGGCTACAGCGGTGGCGTCGACTCCACCGTGCTGCTGCACTGGCTGTGGCGCTGCGCGCAGACTTCCGGCAGCGCCCTGCGCGCGGTGCACGTGCATCACGGCCTGCAACCCGATGCGGATGACTGGGTGCTGCACTGCCGGCAGCAATGCGACGCCTGGGGCATTGAGCTGGCCGTGCACCGCGTGCAGGTCGAGAACGGCACAGGCCTGGGCACCGAAGGTGCCGCGCGACAGGCACGACGCGCCGCGTTCGCGGCTGAGCTGCGCGACGGTGAGACGCTGGCACTGGCGCAGCACCAGGACGACCAGGCCGAGACCTTCCTGTTGCGCGCCCTGCGCGCTTCCGGCGTCGATGGCCTGGCGGCGATGTCCACGCACAGCCGCCTTGGCGAACATCCCTTGTGGCGCCCGCTGCTGGCGGTACCACGCAGTGCACTGCTCGACTACGCGCGCCAGCACGCGCTGCGCTGGATCGAAGACCCCAGCAACGCGGAAGACCACGCCGATCGCAACTTCCTGCGCCTGCAGGTGTTGCCGTTGCTGCGCCAGCGCTGGCCGCATGCGGCTGCAGCATTGGCGGGCAGCGCGACGCATTGCCGGCAGACCCGCGAACTGCTGGACGAGGAAGACGCCGAGCTGATCGCGCATCTGGAAGTGGCACCGCGCGTGCTGTCACTGGAACTGCTGCGCCAGATGTCGCCGCGCCGCGCAGCACGCGTGCTGCGCGCGTGGGTGCTGGGCCATGATGCGGCACCGTTGCCGGCCTCGGTGTTGCAGCAGGCGCTGGAGGAGCTGTTGCCAGCCGACACCGACCGCCAGGCGCGTGTGCGCTGGCAGCAGCACGTGATCCAGCAATGGCGCGACCACGCCTATCTGCTGCCGGCCCGGCTGCCCTCGCTGCCCCTCGACTGGCAGGCCGTGTGGGATGGCCGTGCACCGCTGCCATTGCCCGACGGCGGCCAGCTGAGCCTGCTGGGCGCCGGCGCTTTCGAACAGCCACTGCAGGTCCGTGCACGCGTGGGCGGCGAGCGCATCCTGCTGCCGGGTCGCCAGCATTCGCACGCGCTGAAGGACTGCCTGCAACGCGAGCACCTCGCCCCCTGGCGACGCGCGCAGCTGCCGCTGATCTTTGATGGCCCGCAGTTGCTGGCCGCCGCCGACGTGGTCATCGCCGCACCGCTGCAGGCCTGGTTGCAGGCGCATGACGCGCAGTTGCAGTGGCGCCCGGGCGGCTGGTGA
- a CDS encoding exodeoxyribonuclease VII small subunit: MAKKSPENASPVAQFEQSLESLEQLVEQMETGELSLEASLSAYERGVGLYRQCQQALEQAELRVRLLSDPAQPEASEPFDPPSHDG, encoded by the coding sequence ATGGCCAAGAAGTCCCCCGAAAACGCCTCCCCCGTCGCCCAGTTCGAGCAGTCGCTCGAATCGCTGGAGCAGCTGGTGGAGCAGATGGAAACCGGCGAGCTGAGCCTGGAAGCTTCGCTCAGTGCTTACGAGCGTGGTGTCGGTCTGTACCGCCAGTGCCAGCAGGCACTGGAGCAGGCCGAACTGCGCGTGCGCCTGCTCAGTGATCCGGCGCAGCCGGAAGCCTCCGAGCCCTTCGACCCGCCCAGCCATGACGGCTGA
- a CDS encoding polyprenyl synthetase family protein, giving the protein MTAEVLFARWRDRIESQLDAALPSPAEAPQRLHQAMRYSVLGGGKRMRPLLVYASGHLFGAQPESLDAAAMSVELIHAYSLVHDDLPAMDDDALRRGKPTTHIAFDEATAILAGDALQTRAFGLLADAPLPATLRVACLQTLAHASGASGMCGGQALDIDATGQQQTLAALTRMHALKTGALIRAAVRMGALCGQAHEPQLAQLDSFADALGLAFQVRDDILDVEASSEQLGKTAGKDQAQDKSTFPALLGMDGAKAQLHELAARMQSILAGYGEEADALRALATLAVERDH; this is encoded by the coding sequence ATGACGGCTGAGGTTCTGTTCGCGCGCTGGCGCGACCGTATCGAAAGCCAGCTCGATGCCGCCCTGCCCTCGCCTGCCGAGGCGCCGCAGCGCCTGCATCAGGCCATGCGCTATTCGGTGCTTGGTGGCGGCAAGCGCATGCGGCCCCTGCTGGTCTACGCCAGTGGTCACCTGTTCGGTGCGCAGCCGGAAAGCCTGGATGCGGCGGCCATGTCCGTCGAGCTGATCCATGCCTATTCGCTGGTGCATGACGACCTTCCGGCGATGGATGACGACGCCCTGCGTCGCGGCAAGCCCACCACCCACATCGCCTTCGACGAAGCCACCGCGATCCTTGCTGGCGACGCCCTGCAGACCCGCGCCTTCGGCCTGCTGGCCGATGCGCCGCTGCCGGCCACGTTGCGCGTGGCCTGCCTGCAGACCCTGGCCCACGCCTCAGGCGCGTCCGGCATGTGTGGCGGCCAGGCGCTGGACATCGATGCCACCGGCCAGCAGCAGACGCTGGCGGCGCTGACCCGCATGCACGCGCTGAAGACCGGCGCGCTGATCCGCGCGGCAGTGCGCATGGGCGCGCTGTGCGGCCAGGCCCACGAACCGCAGTTGGCCCAGCTCGACAGTTTCGCCGATGCACTCGGCCTGGCCTTCCAGGTCCGCGATGACATCCTCGATGTCGAAGCCAGTTCCGAACAGCTGGGCAAGACTGCCGGCAAGGACCAGGCGCAGGACAAGAGCACCTTCCCCGCCCTGCTTGGCATGGACGGCGCAAAGGCACAGCTGCACGAGCTCGCAGCGCGCATGCAGTCGATCCTGGCCGGGTATGGCGAGGAAGCCGACGCGCTGCGCGCGCTGGCGACGCTGGCGGTGGAACGCGATCACTGA
- a CDS encoding DUF4870 domain-containing protein, giving the protein MSEFDNVPPPPPATADVPADQRTMALAAHLLGIFTGFIGALIIWLINKDDAGKAFVTDQAKEALNFQITVTIAMVISMILTIVIIGVFLAPIVGIISLVFSIIAAVKANNGEAYRYPFALRLIK; this is encoded by the coding sequence GTGAGTGAATTCGATAACGTCCCGCCGCCGCCACCGGCCACCGCCGACGTTCCGGCCGATCAGCGCACCATGGCCCTGGCCGCGCACCTGCTGGGCATCTTCACCGGCTTCATCGGCGCGCTGATCATCTGGCTGATCAACAAGGACGATGCTGGCAAGGCCTTCGTGACCGACCAGGCCAAGGAAGCCCTGAACTTCCAGATCACCGTGACCATCGCCATGGTCATCAGCATGATCCTCACCATCGTGATCATCGGCGTGTTCCTGGCCCCGATCGTCGGCATCATCAGCCTGGTGTTCAGCATCATCGCTGCGGTCAAGGCCAACAACGGCGAAGCCTATCGCTACCCGTTCGCGCTGCGCCTGATCAAGTAG
- the pmbA gene encoding metalloprotease PmbA, whose product MNVIAPEAAVGDDSPARLERLADLSQQLLDRARALGASQAEVSCSEDRGLEVNVRLGEVETVQSTRDRGIAVTVYFGQRKGSASTGDLNEASLAATVEQACAIARHTEDDTAAGLAEAALMATHFPDLDGWHPWALQADEAVDLALACEAAGREADAQIRNSDGASVSSMQSLSVYANSHGFIGRERGTHHSVGCALIAGQGDGMQRDGWYTSALAREDLEDVGLVGRRAAERTVARLQPRSLATGSMPVLFAPEVARSLVGHLLSAVSGGALYRQASFLLDSVGQRLFPEWMQIEELPHLRRGLRSAAFDGDGVATRASALVRDGVLQRYVLGSYSARKLGLQTTANAGGVHNLQLAANAGPLQDIARQMGDGLLVTELMGQGVNGVTGDYSRGAGGFRVENGEIQYPVDGITIAGNLREMFSSIEAVGSDVDPRSHIRTGSILLGRMTIAGND is encoded by the coding sequence TTGAACGTGATCGCCCCTGAAGCCGCCGTCGGCGACGACAGCCCGGCCCGGCTGGAACGGCTGGCCGACCTCTCCCAGCAGCTGCTCGACCGCGCCCGCGCGCTGGGCGCCAGCCAGGCTGAAGTCAGCTGCAGCGAAGACCGCGGGCTGGAGGTGAATGTCCGCCTCGGCGAGGTCGAAACCGTGCAGTCCACCCGCGACCGCGGCATCGCCGTCACTGTGTATTTCGGCCAACGCAAGGGCAGCGCCAGCACCGGCGACCTGAACGAGGCCAGCCTGGCGGCCACGGTCGAGCAGGCCTGCGCCATCGCCCGGCATACCGAAGATGACACGGCCGCCGGCCTGGCCGAGGCGGCCCTGATGGCCACCCACTTCCCGGACCTGGACGGCTGGCACCCGTGGGCGCTGCAGGCCGACGAGGCGGTGGACCTGGCCCTGGCTTGCGAAGCCGCAGGCCGTGAGGCCGATGCGCAGATCCGCAATTCCGACGGCGCCTCGGTGTCGAGCATGCAGAGCCTGTCGGTCTATGCCAATTCGCATGGTTTCATCGGCCGTGAGCGCGGCACCCACCATTCGGTCGGTTGTGCGCTGATCGCCGGGCAGGGCGATGGCATGCAGCGTGACGGCTGGTACACCAGTGCGCTGGCTCGCGAGGACCTGGAGGACGTCGGCCTGGTCGGACGTCGTGCCGCCGAGCGTACTGTCGCCCGCCTGCAGCCACGATCGCTGGCCACCGGCAGCATGCCGGTGCTGTTCGCCCCGGAAGTGGCGCGCAGCCTGGTCGGGCACCTGCTCTCGGCGGTGTCCGGCGGTGCTCTGTATCGCCAGGCCAGCTTCCTGCTGGACAGCGTTGGCCAGCGCCTGTTCCCGGAATGGATGCAGATCGAGGAGCTGCCCCACCTGCGTCGTGGCCTGCGCTCGGCCGCCTTCGACGGCGACGGCGTGGCCACCCGGGCCTCGGCTCTGGTCCGCGACGGCGTGCTGCAGCGCTATGTGCTGGGCAGCTACTCGGCACGCAAGCTGGGCCTGCAGACCACCGCCAACGCCGGTGGCGTGCACAACCTGCAGTTGGCGGCCAATGCCGGCCCGCTGCAGGACATCGCGCGGCAGATGGGCGATGGCCTGCTGGTGACCGAGCTGATGGGGCAGGGCGTGAACGGCGTGACCGGCGACTATTCGCGTGGCGCGGGTGGCTTCCGGGTCGAGAACGGCGAGATCCAGTACCCGGTGGACGGCATCACCATCGCCGGCAACCTGCGCGAGATGTTCAGCAGCATCGAGGCGGTCGGCAGCGACGTCGATCCCCGCTCGCACATCCGGACCGGTTCGATCCTGTTGGGGCGGATGACCATCGCAGGTAATGATTGA
- the yjgA gene encoding ribosome biogenesis factor YjgA, which translates to MRGRDEETGEFHDKSRSQNRRDALDVLALGEKLVSLTPAQLARLPIPEDLLPHIAECKRITAHIAHKRQLAFLAKHMRREEEATLDAIRDALDANSETGRREVAMMHRVEDWRERLLAEGDKALAALLDDYPQADRQQLRTLVRNAQAEKAKNKPPRAYREIYQVLRALMLPAALGLKASAEDAGHVEADEADED; encoded by the coding sequence ATGCGCGGACGCGACGAAGAAACCGGTGAATTCCACGACAAGAGCCGCAGCCAGAACCGGCGCGACGCGCTCGACGTCCTGGCCCTGGGCGAAAAACTGGTGTCGCTGACACCGGCCCAGCTGGCGCGCCTGCCGATCCCGGAAGACCTGCTGCCGCACATCGCCGAGTGCAAGCGCATCACCGCGCACATCGCCCACAAGCGCCAGCTGGCGTTCCTGGCCAAGCACATGCGCCGCGAAGAAGAAGCCACGCTGGATGCGATCCGCGATGCGCTGGATGCCAACAGCGAAACCGGCCGCCGCGAAGTGGCGATGATGCACCGCGTGGAAGACTGGCGCGAGCGCCTGCTGGCCGAAGGTGACAAGGCGCTGGCCGCCCTGCTGGACGATTACCCGCAGGCCGACCGCCAGCAGCTGCGCACGCTGGTGCGCAATGCGCAGGCCGAGAAGGCGAAGAACAAGCCGCCGCGTGCCTATCGCGAGATCTACCAGGTGCTGCGCGCACTGATGCTGCCGGCGGCGCTCGGCCTGAAGGCCAGCGCCGAAGACGCTGGCCACGTCGAAGCCGACGAGGCCGACGAGGACTGA
- the tldD gene encoding metalloprotease TldD, which produces MTDIALTLAQDRLLRPGGLDTDGLERTFGQLLGPGVDFGDLYFQHARRESWSVEDGIVKDGAHSIEQGVGVRAMSGEKTGFAYSDDIHADALLAAAQSARAISREGGAQSGRSLLRGNSRALYPALDPIDGVGNEAKVEVLKRLDGYLRAADPRVKQVMVSLSGGVDTVLIARSDGVLGADVRPLVRLNVQVIVEHNGRRESGYAGGGGRYGYGELFADGRPEAFAREALRQALVNLDAVPAPAGVMPVVLGPGWPGVLLHEAVGHGLEGDFNRKGTSVYAGRIGERVAAPGVTIVDDGTLDGRRGSLNIDDEGHPSQCTTLIEDGILVGYMQDSLNARLMGMAPTGNGRRESFAHLTMPRMTNTYMRAGQHDPQEMIRSVKKGLYAVNFGGGQVDITSGKYVFSATEAYLIEDGRITAPVKGATLIGNGPETMQKVRMVGNDLALDEGVGICGKDGQSVPVGVGQPSLLIEGITVGGTQA; this is translated from the coding sequence ATGACTGATATCGCCCTGACGCTTGCCCAAGATCGCCTGCTGCGCCCCGGCGGGCTGGATACCGATGGCCTGGAGCGCACCTTCGGCCAGCTGCTCGGCCCCGGTGTGGACTTCGGCGACCTCTATTTCCAGCACGCCCGCCGCGAGAGCTGGAGCGTGGAAGACGGCATCGTCAAGGACGGTGCCCATTCCATCGAGCAAGGCGTGGGCGTACGGGCGATGTCCGGCGAGAAGACCGGATTCGCCTACTCCGACGACATCCATGCCGACGCGCTGCTGGCCGCGGCGCAGTCGGCGCGTGCGATTTCGCGCGAGGGTGGCGCGCAGTCCGGGCGCTCGCTGCTGCGCGGCAATTCACGCGCGCTGTATCCGGCGCTGGATCCCATCGATGGCGTCGGCAACGAGGCAAAGGTCGAGGTGCTGAAGCGCCTGGACGGCTACCTGCGTGCCGCCGACCCGCGCGTGAAGCAGGTGATGGTGAGCCTGTCCGGCGGCGTGGACACGGTGCTCATCGCGCGCAGCGACGGCGTGCTGGGCGCTGACGTGCGCCCGCTGGTACGCCTGAACGTGCAGGTGATCGTCGAACACAACGGCCGCCGCGAGTCCGGCTATGCCGGTGGCGGTGGCCGCTATGGCTACGGGGAACTGTTTGCTGATGGCCGCCCGGAAGCATTTGCGCGCGAGGCCCTGCGCCAGGCGCTGGTGAACCTGGACGCCGTGCCGGCGCCGGCCGGCGTGATGCCGGTGGTACTGGGACCTGGCTGGCCCGGCGTGCTGCTGCATGAAGCGGTCGGCCACGGCCTGGAAGGCGACTTCAACCGCAAGGGCACCAGCGTCTACGCCGGCCGCATCGGCGAACGCGTGGCGGCACCGGGCGTGACCATCGTCGACGATGGAACCCTGGACGGGCGTCGCGGTTCGCTCAACATCGACGACGAAGGCCACCCGAGCCAGTGCACCACGCTGATCGAGGACGGCATCCTGGTCGGCTACATGCAGGACAGCCTCAATGCACGCCTGATGGGCATGGCACCGACCGGCAACGGGCGTCGCGAATCGTTCGCGCACCTGACCATGCCGCGCATGACCAATACCTACATGCGCGCCGGCCAGCACGACCCGCAGGAAATGATCCGCTCGGTGAAGAAGGGCCTGTATGCAGTGAACTTCGGCGGCGGACAGGTCGACATCACCAGCGGCAAGTACGTGTTCTCGGCCACCGAGGCCTACCTGATCGAGGATGGCCGCATCACCGCGCCGGTGAAGGGGGCGACCCTGATCGGCAACGGTCCGGAAACCATGCAGAAGGTGCGGATGGTCGGCAACGACCTGGCCCTGGACGAGGGCGTGGGTATCTGTGGCAAGGACGGGCAGAGCGTGCCGGTGGGTGTCGGCCAGCCGTCGCTGTTGATCGAGGGCATCACCGTCGGCGGTACCCAGGCCTGA
- a CDS encoding YhdP family protein, with translation MSAPPRLRLRRIRRHFIAACAVGLVGLALLVGTLSQLLPLAERHPDRIAAWLSERAGQPVHFDQLQTAWTRRGPLLQLKGLRIGAGQGLAIGEAEVLVSMYSGLLPGRSLTELRLRGLALDLQHGEDGRWSVRGLPKSDTGGDPLDALRRLGELQVIDGRLGVHAPGLGIDTTLPRIDLRLRVNGDRLRVGARAWAQTDALPLTAVLDVDRARGNGQAWLGADPVDFHAWSPLLAAGGVRLREGKGELNLWLTLRDFAPVALTTDSDLRDVRVDGAPMPDVATPRLQLQRLQARLRWQRQADGWALQVSRLRLKTEDGEQQLDGLQLQVGRQARVSSGEVQAGTALRALALSDRLEPGLRHWLFLSKPQLDVRELQLAGERDGPLRAQGELQSLGFASVGNSPGLRGLGGHFEGDADGFSLQLQPQRQLQFDWPTGFGVRHDLHLAGQIVGWRDEGGGWRIGTAAMRVEGTDYAADVRGGVWFQGDGTRPWLQLAAKLDDVPMTAAKRFWIHSKMSKGATDWLDMALAGGQVRNGIGLVSGDLDDWPFDNNDGRFEATGHITNGDIRFQHDWPLMRQVDADIAFIGPGFDMHGRGDLAGVAVQKFEAGIQDFGQQPLYVRADAQSEAGRLLAMLRQSPLHKDYGDTLDNLTAAGPAHVTFDLLQPLHHDEGGGHLQGTVDLNGVKLVDKRFQLAFDNMHGQARYSNGGFGAEELAVRHLGQDGRLSLRAGGYVHDSRLAFESQLTANLDAGVLIDRAPEMAWLKPYIAGNSPWTIAVNLPKVAPGAPAPPSELRLSSDLVGTRLDLPAPLDKPATEPLATTVAAQLPMGAGRIDVAFGQRLALAARSHNNRTGVQVTLGSDHADREPPPSGLSVNGRSPTLDALEWISLARGGNDDDGMPLRAVDVQVGKLMLIGGVFEQTRLQLQPGPQALDVRLDGPSLAGRLTVPNAEGGTISGRLDRVHWQSMPPAPGAAAPARVQAGANDMDPAKLPPFALDIADLKFGKVVLGQAVLRTRPLANGLNVDELRFRAPDQEIDISGRWLGRTGGARTELTAQVRSEDLGGLMQNLDYGGQLRGGSGQAQLQASWSGGPSDFQLANLQGSLDLHARNGQLLELEPGAGRVLGLLSVTQLPRRLMFDFRDFFSKGFAFNQVDGSVQFGQGMARTDKVLIEGPAANITIRGQADLRNQRFDQTIDVNPRAGNLLTVVGAVAGGPVGAALGAATNAVLSKPLGEIGARTYKVTGPWKEPKVEVIERSRDKTPPASAPAPRPAPAVPPPVTDLSRSR, from the coding sequence ATGAGCGCGCCGCCGCGCCTGCGACTGCGAAGGATCCGCCGTCATTTCATTGCCGCCTGCGCGGTAGGCCTGGTCGGGCTGGCACTGCTGGTGGGTACCCTCAGCCAGCTGCTGCCGCTGGCCGAGCGTCACCCCGACAGGATTGCCGCCTGGCTGAGTGAGCGTGCCGGCCAGCCGGTGCATTTCGACCAGCTGCAGACGGCCTGGACCCGGCGTGGTCCGCTGCTGCAGCTGAAGGGCCTGCGCATCGGCGCCGGGCAGGGCCTGGCCATCGGCGAGGCCGAAGTGCTGGTGTCAATGTACAGCGGGCTGCTGCCCGGTCGCTCGCTGACCGAGCTGCGCCTGCGTGGCCTGGCGCTGGACCTGCAGCATGGCGAGGACGGCCGCTGGTCGGTGCGCGGCCTGCCGAAGTCAGACACGGGCGGAGACCCGCTGGACGCGCTGCGCCGGTTGGGCGAGCTGCAGGTGATCGATGGCCGCCTGGGTGTGCATGCACCGGGACTGGGTATCGATACCACCCTGCCGCGTATCGATCTGCGCCTGCGCGTCAATGGCGACCGCCTGCGTGTGGGCGCGCGTGCCTGGGCGCAGACCGATGCCCTGCCGCTGACCGCAGTGCTGGACGTGGACCGCGCGCGCGGCAACGGGCAGGCCTGGCTGGGTGCCGATCCTGTTGATTTCCACGCCTGGTCGCCGCTGCTGGCAGCTGGTGGCGTGCGCCTGCGCGAAGGCAAGGGTGAGCTGAACCTGTGGCTGACCCTGCGCGACTTCGCGCCGGTGGCGCTGACCACCGATTCGGACCTGCGTGACGTGCGCGTCGACGGTGCACCGATGCCCGACGTGGCAACGCCACGGTTGCAGCTGCAGCGCTTGCAGGCGCGCCTGCGCTGGCAGCGCCAGGCCGATGGTTGGGCGCTGCAGGTATCGCGCCTTCGTTTGAAGACCGAAGACGGCGAACAACAGCTCGATGGCCTGCAGTTGCAGGTTGGCAGGCAGGCGCGGGTGAGTTCCGGCGAAGTACAGGCCGGTACGGCGCTGCGGGCGCTGGCGCTGAGTGATCGCCTCGAGCCAGGCCTGCGCCATTGGTTGTTCCTGTCCAAACCGCAGCTGGATGTGCGAGAGCTGCAACTGGCCGGCGAACGTGATGGCCCGTTGCGGGCACAGGGCGAGCTGCAGTCGCTGGGCTTTGCCAGCGTTGGCAATTCTCCGGGTCTGCGCGGCCTGGGGGGACATTTCGAGGGCGACGCCGATGGCTTCAGCCTGCAGCTGCAACCGCAACGGCAGCTGCAGTTCGATTGGCCCACCGGCTTCGGCGTGCGGCACGACCTGCACCTGGCTGGACAGATCGTGGGCTGGCGTGACGAGGGCGGTGGCTGGCGTATCGGCACTGCGGCGATGCGCGTGGAAGGCACCGACTACGCGGCCGATGTGCGCGGTGGTGTCTGGTTCCAGGGCGACGGCACGCGGCCCTGGCTGCAGTTGGCGGCCAAGCTGGACGATGTGCCGATGACGGCGGCCAAGCGCTTCTGGATCCACTCCAAGATGAGCAAGGGCGCCACCGACTGGCTGGACATGGCGCTGGCCGGCGGCCAGGTGCGCAATGGCATCGGCCTGGTCAGCGGTGACCTGGACGATTGGCCGTTCGACAACAACGATGGCCGTTTCGAGGCCACCGGCCATATCACCAACGGCGACATCCGCTTCCAGCACGACTGGCCGCTGATGCGCCAGGTCGACGCCGATATCGCCTTCATCGGCCCCGGCTTCGACATGCATGGGCGCGGGGACCTGGCCGGTGTAGCGGTGCAGAAATTCGAGGCGGGCATCCAGGACTTCGGGCAGCAGCCGCTGTACGTGCGTGCCGATGCGCAGAGCGAGGCCGGCAGACTGCTGGCAATGCTGCGGCAGAGCCCATTGCACAAGGACTATGGCGACACCCTGGACAACCTCACGGCTGCGGGCCCGGCGCATGTGACCTTCGACCTGCTGCAGCCGCTGCACCACGATGAAGGCGGCGGTCACCTGCAGGGCACGGTCGACCTCAATGGTGTGAAACTGGTGGACAAGCGCTTCCAGCTGGCCTTCGACAACATGCATGGGCAGGCGCGCTACAGCAATGGCGGCTTCGGTGCCGAGGAACTGGCGGTGCGCCACCTCGGTCAGGACGGCCGCTTGAGCCTGCGTGCCGGCGGCTACGTGCACGACAGCAGGCTGGCGTTCGAGTCGCAGCTGACGGCCAACCTCGACGCCGGTGTGCTGATTGACCGCGCCCCGGAAATGGCGTGGCTCAAGCCCTATATCGCGGGTAACTCGCCCTGGACCATCGCGGTCAACCTGCCCAAAGTCGCACCGGGAGCGCCCGCACCGCCCAGCGAACTGCGCCTGAGTTCGGATCTGGTAGGAACCCGCCTGGACTTGCCGGCGCCGCTGGACAAGCCGGCCACCGAGCCGCTGGCGACCACGGTGGCCGCGCAGCTGCCGATGGGCGCTGGTCGCATCGATGTGGCCTTTGGCCAGCGTCTGGCCCTGGCCGCGCGCAGCCACAACAACCGCACCGGTGTGCAGGTCACCCTGGGCAGCGACCATGCCGATCGCGAGCCGCCGCCCAGCGGACTGTCCGTCAATGGCCGCAGCCCGACTCTGGATGCGCTGGAGTGGATCAGTCTGGCCCGTGGTGGCAACGACGATGACGGCATGCCGCTGCGTGCAGTGGACGTGCAGGTCGGCAAGCTGATGCTGATCGGCGGCGTCTTCGAGCAGACCCGGTTGCAGCTGCAGCCGGGACCGCAGGCGCTGGACGTGCGCCTGGATGGACCTTCGCTGGCCGGTCGCCTGACCGTACCCAACGCCGAAGGAGGCACCATCAGTGGCCGACTCGACCGTGTGCACTGGCAGTCGATGCCGCCGGCGCCGGGCGCGGCCGCGCCAGCCCGGGTGCAGGCCGGCGCCAACGACATGGACCCGGCCAAGCTGCCGCCGTTCGCGCTGGACATCGCCGACCTGAAGTTCGGCAAGGTGGTGCTGGGCCAGGCGGTGCTGCGTACGCGGCCGCTGGCCAATGGCCTGAACGTGGACGAGCTGCGCTTCCGCGCGCCCGATCAGGAGATCGACATCAGCGGTCGCTGGCTGGGTCGCACCGGTGGTGCCCGCACCGAGCTGACCGCGCAGGTGCGCAGCGAGGACCTGGGCGGCCTGATGCAGAACCTCGACTACGGCGGCCAGCTGCGTGGCGGCTCTGGCCAGGCGCAGCTGCAGGCCTCCTGGAGCGGGGGGCCGTCGGACTTCCAGCTGGCCAATCTGCAGGGCAGCCTTGATCTGCACGCGCGTAATGGCCAGCTGCTGGAGCTGGAGCCGGGCGCTGGCCGTGTGCTGGGCCTGCTCAGCGTGACCCAGCTGCCGCGGCGTCTGATGTTCGACTTCCGCGACTTCTTCTCCAAGGGCTTCGCGTTCAACCAGGTCGACGGCAGCGTGCAGTTCGGGCAGGGCATGGCCCGCACCGACAAGGTACTGATCGAGGGCCCGGCGGCGAACATCACCATCCGCGGCCAGGCCGACCTGCGCAACCAGCGGTTCGACCAGACCATCGATGTCAACCCGCGCGCCGGCAACCTGCTGACGGTGGTCGGCGCGGTGGCCGGTGGCCCGGTGGGCGCGGCGCTCGGCGCGGCCACCAATGCGGTACTGTCCAAACCGCTCGGCGAGATCGGCGCCCGCACCTACAAGGTGACCGGTCCATGGAAGGAGCCGAAGGTGGAAGTGATCGAACGCAGCCGCGACAAGACCCCGCCAGCGTCAGCGCCCGCGCCGCGCCCGGCCCCGGCCGTTCCGCCGCCCGTTACCGACCTGTCACGCTCACGCTGA